CAAATGAATTGCGTAAATGGTTCCATCAACATCCAGATCAATTTGATAAATTTGTAGCGAGTTACTATCAAGAGCTAAATAATAATACGCAAGCGTGGGAAACTTTGGTGCAACAATCACAGCAAGGTAATCTGACATTATTGTATAGCGCAAAGGATAGGGTGCATAATCAAGCCAATGTGCTCAAGTCTTATCTAGAACATGGCATACCCATTATGCCTTAAGTTACGGTATTTCTCGTTGAGATATTCGTATCAGTCACAGTGTTTTCTATACCCCTAGCGACTCGTTTATTTGTCGCCTAGCTGTATCTTGAATGGTTTAGAGTATATTAAGCAATAAGGTTATTAAAAAATGGATGTAAACCAGCCGACTGCTACAACGGTTCCACAAAAAGCACCACTACAGGGGATTGGTGGATGGCTTATTTTCCCTGTGATTGGTTTGTTTTATATGTTGTATCAAACCTTAATGATGGTGCTATTCGATATCAATCAAATCAAAACAGTGTGGCATTTAGTCACAAATGTTAATTCTGATTTTTATGTTAGTGGCTTTTCTACAGCGTTTTATTCATTACAAGCAGGCCATGGCATATTGGTTTTGTTATTAATATGGACGTTTGTTGCCGCACTAAAATGGCAAAAAAAAGCTAAAGTCTTATTTATTATATCTATGCTGTTATACAGTTTAATGATCATCGCTTCTCGTTTTGTATTTCCAAACTTTTTTGGTATTGAAGTCAAATATGGCTATATGATGACAGTAGTAAACAGTGTGTTTTATTGTTTTATTTGGATCCCATATCTCTTGGTTTCAGACAGAGTGAAACAGACGTTTATTCGCTAGCCTTGAATCAAAGCCGAAAGCTACAAAGCCCTCAAAATGAGGGCTAAGTGGTTTTTTCGGACTCGCAATTCCCTTTCTTGTCTTGTTTCCATGACTCATAGTTGGTTATTGAGTGGGTTAAAGCTCGGTGCTGTTTAATTACCTAAACAAAGGGTATGAGTTATCCCACACCGTTCAACAAATACCTCGTCGTGCGAAACGAGGAATAATGTGCCTTGGTAGTCATGTAATAGTGCTTCTAGTAATGTTTTTGAATCAATATCAAGGTGGTTGTCTGGTTCATCCAATAACAATACGGCGGGCGGAGTTGGACTATTTATCAGCGCCAATAATGTTGCTTTTAGCTGCTCCCCACCACTAAGTTGATGGAGCGGCTGTAGGGATTTATCTCCTCGAATTCTTAGCATACCCAGCTGAGTACGCCACTGTTCAACGGTCAATGCAGGTTGGTAACGTTGCAATGCTTCAGCGACGGGTAAATTTTTATCTAATAAATTTAAGTGCTGATCGAGATAGCAGAACATTGGGCTGATGCGATATTCACCTGCTCGCTCAGAGATTTTTCCCGCAAGCGTTTTCAACAATGTTGATTTTCCACTGCCGTTAAGACCTTTGATATGCCAATGTTCCCCGGTATAAGCAGTAAATGATAAAGGCTCAAGGTAGCCATAAGATAGTTGTAATTGTGACGCAAAAACCGTGACTTTCTTCCCATCAGCTTGGTAGTTCAGCACCATTTTCTGTTGTTGAGTATGGATTAGCTGATCTTGGGCTTGTTGTTGTTGTTGCTGCAAGTCGCTCATGACTCTTTGATGGCGTTCTGCAACGTTTGATTGCCTTTTTTGTGCTCGATTGGTTTTCATATCAAGCAGTAATAACGATTGCGAGCCGCTATAGCGAACTTTTTCACCTTGTTTACGACGTTGTTCTGCTTTTTGCAGTGTGGCTTGTTGTTGGCGTTTTTCTTGGCGAATTTGGTGACTTAATCGCTCAGTTTTGGCTTCAATTGCCGCAGTCGCAAAGTTTTTTTGCTCTTTATATAGCGCATAATCACCACCATATTCATGTAATCCCTTATCGGTTAACTCAAAAATAGTATGCATATGCGCTAACAAAGCACGGTTATGGGTGATCACCAATGAACCTGCATTATGTTCTGCGAGTTTATCGCTTAACCATTGACGGCCATCATGATCAAGATGGTTATCTGGCTCATCTAATAATAAAAAATGATCTTTATTTAAAAAGGCGCGACATAAGGCAAGTCGTGTGCGTTCTCCCCCACTAAGGTGACTAATGGGAGTATCTAATGATACGGGTAATTTGGCTGAATCTAATAGGCTTTGCCATTTGGCAGGTAAATGCCATTTATCCTCTAGGAGGTTTATATCATTCAGTGTTGGATTGCCTGAATTAACCCTTGCAAACGCATTGGTGAGTTCACTGATACCTAATGCATCGGCAATCGAATCACCTTGTAAACGGGTTAACTGATCTATATGAATAAAGGGCATCACCCATTTTAGATTACCTGATGTTGGCGTTATTTGTTCTGCGAGTAGACGCATTAAAACCGATTTGCCTTTGCCATTATTGCCAATGAGCGCATTTTTTTGGCATAGCAAGGTTCCACTCAAATGAGCAAATAGAGTGGTTTGATTAAATTCAATACTAAGTTGTGAGAAATGACATGCAACAGTCATGTGTACCTCCTGAGAACAGGGGCAGACAACGTTGGGTTATCTCTTAGGGATAAAAGCGATGGATGACCATTGTCTGCCAAAATAGAAAAAGAAATACCGAATGAGGTATTTGTTAGCATTTTCTGGCAGATCTCAAATCATCGTCGTGGGATACCTTACAGTGAGAAATTAACTTAGCTATTTAATTAGGCAAACTATACCCGTCACACTACAAATTGCAAGTGATGGACTTGGCTCACTCGCACCAGTCACATAATTTTTTATACACCTAGTCACTTGCTTGCGCCTAGCTGAGCATTGAATTATTTAGGTAACATATTCATTAAAAAGTAAAAACCAGCTAGCTAAACGCTAACTGGTTTTTAGTGCATTGCCAACGAGATTTTTATTGCTAAATTGCTGCCGGCTGAGTTGCTTTCAAACGCTCAGCCAACCATTGTGCGATGCGCTGTTGTTCACTTTCATTCAGCCACATGCCCAATTTGGTACGACGCCAAATAGCGTCATCTAATTCAGTTACCCACTCATGTTCAACAAGGTAGCGTAGTTCAGCTTCGTAGACGTTATGGCCAAATGCTTCGCCAAGATCGCTGAGGGAATTTGCACCATCAAGGATCAGCTTGCTTTGACTACCGTAAGTTCTTGCAAAGCGCAGTGCTAGCCCTTCAGGCAACCAGTTGTAGCGTTGGCGTAGTAAGCGCGCGTAGCCGTCACGATCACAACCTTCGATATCACCACCCGGTAGTACACCATTTTTGGTCCATGCTGCTCCCGCATTTGGATAATAATGGGCAAGTTTTCCGACAGCGGCTTCGGCAAGTTTACGATAAGTGGTTAATTTACCGCCGAATACAGATAATAATGGTGCTTTGCCATTTTCATCGTGAATATCTAATGTGTAATCACGAGTGATTGCTTGAGGTGAATCTGATTCATCATCACACAGTGGGCGAACCCCTGAGTAATCCCAAACAATATCATCTTTAGTTAATTGTTTCTTGAAGTGGTCGTTATAGACTTTCAACAGATAGTTCACTTCATTATCATCGATACGAACATCTTTTGGATCACCTTTATATTCAACATCGGTGGTACCAATGATAGAAAACTCATCCATCCAAGGAATAACGAAAACAATGCGGTTGTCTTCGTTTTGTAAAATGTAAGCTTGTGGTTCATCATGAGCACGAGGTACGACAATATGACTACCTTTGATCAGACGAATACCATAAGGTGATTTGAGTTTTAAACCATCGTCAAAGAACTCTTTCACCCATGGGCCTGTCGCGTTGACTAGGCCTTTCGCTTTCCACGTTGCTTTTTCGCCAGTACGTAAATCTTCAGCTTCAACAACCCATAGGCCATCTTCTCGGTATGCACGCGTCACTTTAGTGCGCGTGCGAACTTCACCATGCTTACGAACGACTTCTTGAGCGTTTAATACCACCAAACGAGCATCATCAACCCAACAGTCGGAATATTCAAAACCTTTATTAAGTTCTGGTTTTAATACAGAATTTTGACCGAATTTTAATCCCTTACTTCCAGGTAAACTGGTACGTTTACCCAAATGATCATATAGGAACAGACCAATACGGATCATCCACGCTGGGCGCAGGTGAGGTTGATGTGGCAAACGGAAGCGCATTGGAAATGCAATGTGCGGTGCCAGTTTTAACAGGACTTCGCGTTCAGCTAGTGCTTCGCTAACGAGGCGGAACTCATAATGTTCCAAATAACGTAATCCACCATGGATCAGCTTTGAACTCGCAGATGAAGTTGCACTGGCTAAGTCTTGAGCCTCAAGCAGCAATACAGATAGTCCACGGCCAGCGGCATCTGCCGCAATACCAGCGCCGTTTATACC
This portion of the Providencia manganoxydans genome encodes:
- a CDS encoding ATP-binding cassette domain-containing protein, with the translated sequence MTVACHFSQLSIEFNQTTLFAHLSGTLLCQKNALIGNNGKGKSVLMRLLAEQITPTSGNLKWVMPFIHIDQLTRLQGDSIADALGISELTNAFARVNSGNPTLNDINLLEDKWHLPAKWQSLLDSAKLPVSLDTPISHLSGGERTRLALCRAFLNKDHFLLLDEPDNHLDHDGRQWLSDKLAEHNAGSLVITHNRALLAHMHTIFELTDKGLHEYGGDYALYKEQKNFATAAIEAKTERLSHQIRQEKRQQQATLQKAEQRRKQGEKVRYSGSQSLLLLDMKTNRAQKRQSNVAERHQRVMSDLQQQQQQAQDQLIHTQQQKMVLNYQADGKKVTVFASQLQLSYGYLEPLSFTAYTGEHWHIKGLNGSGKSTLLKTLAGKISERAGEYRISPMFCYLDQHLNLLDKNLPVAEALQRYQPALTVEQWRTQLGMLRIRGDKSLQPLHQLSGGEQLKATLLALINSPTPPAVLLLDEPDNHLDIDSKTLLEALLHDYQGTLFLVSHDEVFVERCGITHTLCLGN
- a CDS encoding DUF488 domain-containing protein, whose product is MIYCKRVYDPVSPEDGYRVLIDRLWPRGIKKIDLQYDEWNKAVAPSNELRKWFHQHPDQFDKFVASYYQELNNNTQAWETLVQQSQQGNLTLLYSAKDRVHNQANVLKSYLEHGIPIMP
- the glpD gene encoding glycerol-3-phosphate dehydrogenase, producing the protein METKDLIVIGGGINGAGIAADAAGRGLSVLLLEAQDLASATSSASSKLIHGGLRYLEHYEFRLVSEALAEREVLLKLAPHIAFPMRFRLPHQPHLRPAWMIRIGLFLYDHLGKRTSLPGSKGLKFGQNSVLKPELNKGFEYSDCWVDDARLVVLNAQEVVRKHGEVRTRTKVTRAYREDGLWVVEAEDLRTGEKATWKAKGLVNATGPWVKEFFDDGLKLKSPYGIRLIKGSHIVVPRAHDEPQAYILQNEDNRIVFVIPWMDEFSIIGTTDVEYKGDPKDVRIDDNEVNYLLKVYNDHFKKQLTKDDIVWDYSGVRPLCDDESDSPQAITRDYTLDIHDENGKAPLLSVFGGKLTTYRKLAEAAVGKLAHYYPNAGAAWTKNGVLPGGDIEGCDRDGYARLLRQRYNWLPEGLALRFARTYGSQSKLILDGANSLSDLGEAFGHNVYEAELRYLVEHEWVTELDDAIWRRTKLGMWLNESEQQRIAQWLAERLKATQPAAI
- a CDS encoding DUF2569 family protein, which encodes MDVNQPTATTVPQKAPLQGIGGWLIFPVIGLFYMLYQTLMMVLFDINQIKTVWHLVTNVNSDFYVSGFSTAFYSLQAGHGILVLLLIWTFVAALKWQKKAKVLFIISMLLYSLMIIASRFVFPNFFGIEVKYGYMMTVVNSVFYCFIWIPYLLVSDRVKQTFIR